The following DNA comes from Alnus glutinosa chromosome 6, dhAlnGlut1.1, whole genome shotgun sequence.
CGGCGGAAAAGCTCGCATTCCCATCATTTCCTTCTCAGCCACAAGCCCCTCTCTTTCTCCAGCCCAAAACCCGTTTTTCATTCGCACAGCACACGATGACTCCGCACAGGTGAAAGCCATATCAGCAATTGTAAAGGCTTATGGTTGGCGGGAAATTATACCGATTTATGCAGACACAGATTACGGAAATGGTTTAATTCCATATTTGGTAGACGCTTTCCAAAATATTGACGTTCGGGTACCGTACAGAAGTGTCATTCCTCCATCTTCTAGCAATACGGTAATCAGTAAGGAGCTTAACAAGTTAAAGAAACATCATAAAAGGATATTCATTGTACACATGGCTGCTTCACTTGGCTCCAAGCTCTTTGTACTTGCAAACGAGGCAGGAATGATGAAGGAAGGGTATGCATGGATCTTCACGGCAGGGTTATCAGCTTTGCTAGATCCAATGCCCTCAAAGGTCATGTACTCAATGCAAGGTGtcgttaaatcaccacttatctcaaaagcttaaattcataaaaagtagttagagaaaacttcatttattacttctgatctttcatcacttctGTAATTAtacccttaaatttttaaaagtatcaatttagtgtattcatatttcaattttatttcaattttaccaatctgttagatttttccattaaatcctattaaaattttcaaaatatccataCCCAATATGTATAGGCCAaagacatgtatatatatatatatatgatgttatGTTTTGGATTGTAGGGAAAGAGTTggatacacaaaaaaaaaatgacattttttaaagtttatgggtaTAATTGTAAAAGTCATGAAAGATCGGAGATGATAAGTGAAGCTTTTCTAAACAGTTAacttaaccatttaatttatattctaacaggtGTATTGGGACTACGGCCACACATACCCACGTCAAAAAAACTAGAAGATTTCAAAAGAAGATTGAAAAGAAATTTAACCTCAAGCAAACCAATCAGTGACCGCAATGGAGTAAACCTGTTTGGATTATGGGCATATGATACAGTTTGGGCTTTGGCTATGGCAGTGGAGAAGGCTGGCATTGTCCATTCTAGGTTCTTTAAGCAAAATTCTTCCCAAAGTAACGTTGATCTTGCAGCTTTAGGCATTTCTGAAACGGGTCGAACGCTTCGTAATACAATTCGAGCTACAGAATTTCGAGGCCTTAGCGGGAATTTTCATTTGGCTAAAGGGCAGTTGGAACCTTCAGCCTTTGAAATAATCAATATCGTAGGAAAAAGCGAGAGAATTATTGGATTCTGGACACCAAAGAGAGGGCTTTCACAAGCATTGGTGAATGGTACTGGTGAAGTAGCAGGCTCAATTTCAAAGGACAAATTACTTAAGCAGCCTATCTGGCCAGGAGACACGACAGACCAGCCGACAAAGTTGAGAATTGGGGTTCCAATAAAACAAGGTTTTGTTGAATTTCTGAAAGTGGAATGGCTGAATCCTCATACTGATGAGCCTACCATATCAGGGTTCTCCTATGACGTGTTCCATGCTGTGCTGGGTGCATTATCATTCCCCCTTCCTTATGAGTTTATTCCCTTCATGAATGAAAATAGGACGAGTCTTGGGACCTACGATGAACTTCTTTACCAAATTAAACTTCAGGTATatatgcttcttcttcttcttcttctttcttctttttatatatatatatatatgttaattaggaaaaatcattcatgcatcaaatttagccaacataaaaactaacaaatacgGTCCGAAGAGTAATATATGCTTCCTTTTCTCACATGAATATTGAGACCCAtttgttaagaaaaaagaaattaaaattgacatttATAACGCTCAACTTATATCAACCAATTGCTTTAAAGTATGCAATGCTTGGATGTATGCACTTTTGTATATCAAATTAAGAGCATTAATTTTTAGACGGTCATGATCATAAAATCTAGTGGTTTGATCTAATAGATCCAATAGTTGGACTTTCTTGATCGTTGATAAAGTTAACTGTAAAATCAAATTAATCTAAAAATTTAGATTAAGTGAACATTGGTAACAATTACGATTTAACggttataatttattaatcgttaattataattttatccaaACGGTAAAAATTAAGTGTATATTAATATATGATGGCCAGATTTTAATGACTATTAAATTACttgttatttattgttattGCGAAATTACATGTCCATTAGTAAACCGACATTAAAACTGTTGATTTAACAATATTACGAGTCCACTGCAtaccaattttaaatttttttaaaaaataaataaataaaaaatctctcttaaaactttctttaattttgaaattcgAATCTCTTTCATACTAGAATAGAAACTCAAAGGGTGTTCTAGCTTGGTTTCGTTTTGTGCAAAATGCAACTAAATTATAGAGGGTTTTTTGGGCTCCATTGTATTCTAATTAAAGAAGTATTTGTTGTAACCCAGTGCATACCaattcatcaaaattggtgGGTGCAAACAATTTCATAAGAAAAAGAGTCAATAACGCACCTAGGAgcatttacttttatgttttttatttctattcttATTACTTCATTGTTACTGCAGAGAGGAGAAGCATTCCAGAGTACTAAATAATTACTCATTAAATACTTTACTTTTCTTCAAAGTTCATAAATTGATGACCACCCCCCTCTCAAAATGCAGAAGTATGATGCGGTCGTTGGAGACACAACAATTGTGGCTAATCGTTCCACATATGTTGATTTTACTTTGCCTTATTCAGAATCAGGCGTATCAATGGTGGTTTTAGTGAAAAATAATGAGAGGAACAACTTTTGGATTTTCTTAAAGCCACTAAGCTTGGATCTATGGTTAGCAACCTTTGCAACATTCATTTCTACAGGTTTAGTGATATGGGTTCTTGAACACCGTATAAACAGTGAGTTTAGAGGCCCCCCAAGGCAACAACTTGGCACCATATTCTGGTTCTCCTTCTCAACACTAGTCTTTGCTCACAGTAAACTTTCTTCAACACTATTAacggttttcttttttattcaatttcatgataatcaataacTGAGTAACGCTATGTAGTAGACGGCTATATCACTGTCATATAATTGAGATAACGTGATAATGAAAATCAGCTTTTAGATTCGTAATTGACTTATAAAACAACAAATCTAAAGCTGATTTTCCAATCTACTATATAGCATTATTCCTCTAAGCGAAAACCATGATGtataagcttaattaattagtggatgtgtatattaaattatattgtacATTTTAATGATTACCAGGGGAGAAAGTGGTAAACAACTGGTCAAAGTTTGTGATGATCATATGGATTTTCGTGGTACTCATCCTGACACAAAGTTATACAGCAAGCTTAACCTCAATGTTAACAGTACAGAGATTGCAACCGGCATTTATTGAtgtaaaagagataaaaaagaaTGGGTATTTTGTTGGATATCAAAACGGTTCCTTTGTTAAAGGGCTTCTAACCAAACAGTTGAATTTCAATGAGACCATATTGAGGGCATATAATACTCCTGAGGAGTATAATGAAGCACTGTCAAACGGAAGCCACAACGGAGGGGTTGCGGCTATTTTTGATGAAATCCCTTTCATTAAACTCTTTTTTGCAAAGTATTGCTCTAAGTACACAATGGTTGGACCGACCTACAAAACGGGTGGATTTGGCTTTGTGAGTCTCTCTTTGTGATGTTTTTCCCCCACCTTTTTCAGTTAAACTTTTAGAATgccatatataaaataaacaaactttTTAGTAGATATTAACTTTCAAATCACTGttaaaaagttttcaaattaatattataattatgttATATGTAAGTATGTCTatgtttttggtttggaaaCTTTTCATAATCAAAGCATTTAAAGAGTCTTGGAAAATTATAGTCCCAcatagaaaaaagagaagatggTAAAGTAATTTATAATGCTAACTCATACCAAACTGGTGCTTAATTTAAAGCAATACTTGAGTTTGGCCCCGTTTTGTAAcccccttcccctcccctcccttccCTTGGGgggaatttttttgttgagtaaaagtaaaaagtgattgatgtgatataaagtagaaagaatttatatggaaaagtggaaaaattttgtattgtagtgagttttttatttaaataataataaaaaattgttgatgtgatataaaaagtaaaaaggttaagaatgttttgaagttgatattttttgggagaGATGAAAATAAAGGGAGGGGAAGGGGAGGGAGTTATTAAACGGGGCCTTTATGTACTTGTGTGTATGCTATAGTACAATTATGAGAAGCATCAAGTAGATACAATTGTTAGATTTACTTGATCATTAGTAAAGTCAACTATGAGTTTAAATTAAgtttgatctaatggttattttatattaattttgtaaATATATGCATGTTAATGAACAAACATTAAAGCTACTAAATTGATCACTATAAATAGCTGATTTTAGACCAGGTTAGGCACAAAAATCTTCTGTTTTTCCATCTCTCTCAAAATCGTTCTACATTGTTTAGAGTTCGGTTTTATTATGTTCTGCATGTTTTTCTGTAGAAAGAAAGTACTAATCTCATTGCTAGAATATATAAATACTTTAAAGGTgttcttgtttgattttgttttgtgcaAAACACAGTCAAACAATAAAAGTTTTTCGGGCTCCATTGTATCTTGGAGAACTATTTGCCATAACCCTTTGCTGTAACCAATTGATCAGCAATGGTGAGGCAAGTAAATAACATTTTCAGGCAAATGTATTTAGAATCGGTGGGGATCGAGTGTTTTTGctgtattatatttatgtaCTAACGATCACTAATGCCATAAGTGTAGTGATCAAATTATACTATTATGATCAAATCATATACAGCAAACTGGAAACAATGATATAATTCTTATGATCATAGTCAATTATTCTATATTTCTTTCAAATGCTATTGTCTTTTAATTCCCCTATTTTTCTTCAGGCCTTCCCACAAGGATCTCCTTTACTTCCAAACATTTCTAGGGCAATCTTGAATGTCACCGAAGATAAAGACAAGCTTGGAGGGATTGAGAAGTACATTTCGAGTACTCCTTGTGAAGATCAAAGTGCAACAATCTCTTCACAAAGCTCTAGTCTTGATTTGTACAACTTTGGGGGCCTATTCATCATCACAGTAGTCGCTTCCACATCCTCACTCttgtttcatttgtttattttcctTCGCTCACATTGGCCTGCTTTGAACGCCAGCAGTACTGATGAAAGCTCCTTTGGGTCCAAATTGCTTGAAATGGTAAAACATTTTGACCGGCCACAAAGATCCCTCTTAGCAAGTCCTGGTATTCATCCCTCTATAAATGAATAGATAGATGGAAATATTGTAGCTCTAACGGCAAACCTTTTCTATTTTAGATGGAAATGAATACGTATGTTTGTATGTCTTTCTATTATATAATTAGCATTGATCGAagcctcttttttctttttctattttttttttgaaattgaataaCGAAAGGGTTATTATGGAGGATCATTCCCTTTCTTGATCCGAATAAAAAGAGTGGATGATCCTAAAAACGAAAATGGGGTAGGCTCCGTAACAACAGactcaacaaaaattaaaaaagtgcaAAAGACTCAATCCTCTCAATGAGCCGCACAAGGCGGTTACAAAAGCAAAAGGTATAAgcataaacacaatattatgctaaatgaaataataaaagaatattccaaagttcatgcattaaaataattaatcctaaacaatatatatgataagagaaataaaacTTTAACATTGATACATAAaagtaagcattttttttttcttcttctttttgataTCTGGATGGGCTACTACATTGGGTCAGTTCTCTTTATCGGGTTGGGCTATTGTATTGGATTGGACCAAATGGGCCAGCCCACTTAaagacccaattttttttttttttttttaacaacttgCTGGATCATGCTTGGATTAAAAAACCCCATCTAGATACCCAACCCGTTAACCCgaaaaatttaacttttgacCCGTTGAAACCTTAAGCCCCGTGCCGCCGCCCTTTCACCTTCTTCATGTGCCGGCCATGTAAGGTCAGCCCACATGCAGCCCGTCGTACGTTGTACCAGCCAGCCCACATGCAGCCCGTATAGGGCTGACGCTGCCGTCTGGCACTAGTGGCCTGTATAGGGCTGCCGCTCACTGCATGTGGCAAAACACCGCTGGCAACAATCTAGGTTGCCGTTCAGCCTTATGTGGCCTTTTTTCCGACGAATGACCGGTGTTGATATTGGTGGAAGAGCATAGTGGTCTTGAATGGGCTTCACGGCAAAACCGTAGgacaaaaaacaaacagaatAAGCAAATAGAAAATACCTATATGCTTTTCAGCCGTAtgtgaacaataaatataattataaacattATATTCACAAAAACTTACTAGATTCAACTAAAACTTAATACTGAACAAAACGACATAAATGTTGCTATAATACTACATGTAAGCATAAAcacaattattatattaaaCAAATACGCAACGGAAAGTAAAAAGAATATAGGGTTATCTCCAGCATCTTTGCTCAAGCGTGTCAAAAACCTCCAaaccaaaaatttgaaataacaaTATATAggaattattttttaacctataCCTACGGAATACTGTACTGATGGAGTACACAGGCTCTATATTGATAGGGTAGGTCAGGGACACTCAAATTAGAATTCACCATAATtcttccttccatcaaggaataattaattaattaaattgatttgatatcATTTTGCAAATTAAATGCCAATgataattaatttgatttgattccaTAAAGTAatttaatacaattaaataacCATAAATCGTTAATAAatcacatatacatatacatttgtgtatttatatatataagatgaaCCTAtctgaacccatactttttttttttttttttttttttttttttaacgaaaaattcgagtatttcattgataaaaAATCACGAGTATAAAGTTCTTATATCATAAAGCATAAAACTCTATAAAATCATAgacacatgctatgaggttatatagtcatagatacaaacaaaattcttataataaagtattatttatcacttttatcTTCCGCTAAccaatgtacaaaaatagttaaagagcagatctgctccgagcagactaaatctaagacaatggtagccaaatatcctaaaaaaaattatttaaactagTCATGGGAGATAACCCATCGCACCAAACTATCCAGGTCATGATAGATAACCCTTCGCACCTGACTCCCCTCgcacctgactaaccttcatcccatTGATCGCCCATGAGGGCAGATCGATCTAAAGATAAGAAAATtcttatttaaaacaaaaacacaactaACAAATAACAGCAGCGGCCATTGAGGAGATAAACGTCACAACACAGAAGTAAATGGACGGATGCATAGCGGAGAGGCCAAAATTATTAATCTGGTCGGGAAATACCtgcaaccaaaagaaaaaatcaaaatgaaaagGAGAGGGTAAGAGGGGGATGTaggaagaaaaatgaagagggAGCATAGATCTATTTTATGATGGGTAAAATCTAAGGCAGCTTctagaaagaatttttttgggttttccgCTCTGTTTCAAGAATTAAACATATCTTGCCTCATATTTGAAACCAACAACCATCACCAAAAAAGACACAAGCAAaatactaaataacatttttcatatatatatatatatatatatatatataccagttCCGTTGACGGTTGAAAGACTTTGAGTTTGACGGCTACACCTTTTATTTTGAGGGCGTGCAAATCTGTAAAAAGAATGAGTATATGCGGATATACCTTTGAAAAGAGGTCTTCTttggaaaaagacaaaagaataactTAGAAGACCACTCCACTCTCACGTCAACGTCACTTTTGATTGTTTGAAAACAGAAtaatttacaaaaagacgttgaaaaaaataaaaacgttcTAACCCCATGTTTAACAACCGACAGTACGGTCAACATGACTTTACAcggggcaattttttttttcttaggtgGGTAATCAGGCAATTAAAGTCATGTTTCGTTAAAGTTTAAGGCAACACAGATTTTCGtttgtaaattaatttttaaaagtgatatgtATTTtgtaagttattaaaaaaaagtgtgagaagtatatgtaattaaaaattgataaaaattagTTATAAATTGGCCTGTAGTCAATTCTTACAAATTCtataacatgtgagaaacacataattTCTCATACAAACCAACATCTAAAAGAGACATTTACTCTTTAAGTTATAGCATGCAAGAAGtatatgcaattaaaaaaacaaatgtgatttttacatgcaATAGACACATGTTATTATTAAAAGttgatttatataaaatttcatacaaattaatttgtaagaaattttgtccaaaaaatttttataaaaaaaaaaaaaaaaaaaacaaacaaaaacaaaacaaaacaaaaaaaaaccatgaatCTTCCTCGTAAATAGGCCCTGTTCAAGATAGGACCTAAACTTCTCTTAGTCATTATTTCCTATATGCTTTTCCCAATTAAGTTAGATTTTCACTTTATGACTCATACTTCTACTTAATTGGTATGCAAGAGATTTCATATAAATCAATTTCTAATAGTCACATGTGTCTCTTGTGAGAAgcacacatttttttaaaaataaaaaataaaaataaaaataaaaaattgcatatgcttctcacatatttttttaataacttaaaagaCGCGTGTCGCTTTTAGAGGCTAGTTTGTACGAGTTTCCTATAAACCAGCTTGTAAGAAATTTGTGCCAAGCAAGAAAGATTATAAATGGGGCAAATCTTTTCCCATGTGGAACCACTAAACCAGAGATTAGAAAGAGGCGGAGGGGAGAATCTATGAAAATGTAGAAAAGAGATGAAAGTGGCCTAAATATATAGTAGACTATTATATGACTGCTATATAACTAAACGATGTGGCAGTAAAATTcagtcattaatttttttttaaaattttttttttttacaaatactaaatcaataattaattttcaccGCCAtattatttcaattatataataGCCTTATATGAATTTAGTAAATAGTATTACTAAAGTAAAAATGGTCTTTGGTCTTtgtctttatatttttcttatctttttggTGTAAAAGAATAGGTCCATATTGACCAGAATTCCagttttttgtcttattttagtGGTCTAGACCCCGCTATTCCATTTTGCCGCTATTGAATTTGACAATGAGGATTGATATTAAAAAGCTACACTTTTTTCCAAATACTTCAAAACCATGCATGTTTACATACTAAAAGAACAGCCAGCGGTGTGGgtattaggaattttttttttttttttttttaaaaaatgattagatATTAGATAACTGGTGTAACACCTTGTTTAGACACGTGGCAAATCTTTTACAAATTACCGGTTTAACCATGTGAATGTATGtattatcttttatatatatatatatacattctaCTTTATCCATGCAAGTAGAAGATTATGTAGTGTTTTATAAAACACTACAAATGAGTCTTAAGGTATTGAAATGATTATAGTTTAAAGCTATGGAGAAATtaaggttttcaaaaaaaatcttgggtttaaaattttaagtgcATTATTTGAATGGCACCACGTCAGAACGTTCGAATGATAATAGTGGTTAATTAGTAACGAAACTTTAAAAAAGTCATTCAAACGGTTTTGGATAACCGTTCCAACGTTATATTGTGCATGAGACTATATATAATACATCCAAACTTAAAGGAAACACAGAGGAATTAATTATATAAGCCTAAGAAAACCCTAGGGCAACCATTTTGGGTTGCCCACAACAaccttagagagagagagagagagagagagagagagagagagagagagagagagagagagagagagagagagagagagagagagagagagagagagagagagagagagagagagagagacagaaagagGGGGGGGGAGAGGCAGAGAGAAAGATAATGGCTTTTCTGTAGGGTTTTGAGCTCTTAAATGGCATAAAGATGCCACCTTAAGGTATAAAAGTTGACCTAGTCATgatttatgtgttttgtttcaTCTTATTATCGTGAGAGTTTATATACTTGTTGTATTTCCTTAATGTTGTTGAAAAAACTAGGTCTTTTCGGTAGATATGCCTGGCCCTTAATTGCATAAGAGGTTGGAACTTTGGTGAATGGTTTTCGTTTTGGCCATAGGACAATGTTTAACCACTTAGCTTTTAACACATCTAAAACATTTCCTTGGTTGTTTAACAAAGGGATATAAATATGGGAGGAAAGTTGTGTTTTTGAAGGTTTAGAGTGTAAATTGTAATCTTGGTCGTCTTCAAAGTTTATTCATGCTTTATAAGGGAAAGTGATAGATCATAGTTTAGTTGGGTGAAACTTAGGGAAAACACATTTTGGGATAAAATCGTTTGCACGGTGTTGTGCAAATCAGTCTTTTAATTAAGTATAGATTAAGGTTTTTGCTTAGATCCTGttacgtcccacatcgcctggaaatggagatgtgcttatatttataaacgcatcattcttgacacaacgcgttttaaagttgtgatggccatgaacctatcaaaactctacCGTTAAGCTTGTTTctacgagagtagtactaggatgagTGACCTCTTGAGAAGTCTAGTTCGagagagccaaaagcggacaatattgtgtcgttaggggtaggtcgttacaaatggtatcagagccattgtccagcctgagatggggggagcTTGCACAAGCTTATGAGGGTCGCTAGCGGGCACTTtctgggacgccaagaatggggtaATCCCATGAGGA
Coding sequences within:
- the LOC133871985 gene encoding glutamate receptor 2.8-like, encoding MANQKRLLSFLILLSLRMAMAKEVISVGVVLDFNSPVGRMAERCMSMALSDFYQENHNYNTRLALLTRDSGDDVVSAASAALDLIKNEEVQAIMGPQTSAQAKFVIQLGGKARIPIISFSATSPSLSPAQNPFFIRTAHDDSAQVKAISAIVKAYGWREIIPIYADTDYGNGLIPYLVDAFQNIDVRVPYRSVIPPSSSNTVISKELNKLKKHHKRIFIVHMAASLGSKLFVLANEAGMMKEGYAWIFTAGLSALLDPMPSKVMYSMQGVLGLRPHIPTSKKLEDFKRRLKRNLTSSKPISDRNGVNLFGLWAYDTVWALAMAVEKAGIVHSRFFKQNSSQSNVDLAALGISETGRTLRNTIRATEFRGLSGNFHLAKGQLEPSAFEIINIVGKSERIIGFWTPKRGLSQALVNGTGEVAGSISKDKLLKQPIWPGDTTDQPTKLRIGVPIKQGFVEFLKVEWLNPHTDEPTISGFSYDVFHAVLGALSFPLPYEFIPFMNENRTSLGTYDELLYQIKLQKYDAVVGDTTIVANRSTYVDFTLPYSESGVSMVVLVKNNERNNFWIFLKPLSLDLWLATFATFISTGLVIWVLEHRINSEFRGPPRQQLGTIFWFSFSTLVFAHREKVVNNWSKFVMIIWIFVVLILTQSYTASLTSMLTVQRLQPAFIDVKEIKKNGYFVGYQNGSFVKGLLTKQLNFNETILRAYNTPEEYNEALSNGSHNGGVAAIFDEIPFIKLFFAKYCSKYTMVGPTYKTGGFGFAFPQGSPLLPNISRAILNVTEDKDKLGGIEKYISSTPCEDQSATISSQSSSLDLYNFGGLFIITVVASTSSLLFHLFIFLRSHWPALNASSTDESSFGSKLLEMVKHFDRPQRSLLASPGIHPSINE